In a single window of the Mustelus asterias chromosome 3, sMusAst1.hap1.1, whole genome shotgun sequence genome:
- the rpl29 gene encoding large ribosomal subunit protein eL29 — MAKSKNHTNHNQSSKWHRTGIKKPKSFRFEPLKGVDPKFLRNMRFAKKHNKSGGRKVQNKK, encoded by the exons ATGGCCAAGTCCAAGAatcacaccaaccacaatcagt CCAGCAAGTGGCACAGGACGGGGATCAAAAAGCCCAAGTCGTTTCGCTTTGAGCCACTGAAAGGA GTTGATCCCAAGTTCCTGAGAAACATGCGGTTTGCCAAAAAACACAACAAAAGTGGAGGCAGGAAGGTTCAAAACAAAAAATAA